A genome region from Chelonia mydas isolate rCheMyd1 chromosome 24, rCheMyd1.pri.v2, whole genome shotgun sequence includes the following:
- the LOC102945691 gene encoding protein NKG7 isoform X2: MASPRILSTVLALLSLLLLLVALGSDHWLVDDAILGSLHEGLWKSCLNSVCGQISSASVSLKVTRVFTVLGVIAGSVSSFALLASFLHSHPGSVSLTLVSFLGSFSAGLCAMIALAVYTGEFAGAVNAAQRQATFGWSFGLGWASFPLFLITGVVTLVAHQSS; encoded by the exons ATGGCGTCTCCCCGGATCCTCAGCACCgtcctggccctgctcagcctcctgctgctgctggtggccctgGGCTCCGACCACTGGCTGGTGGACGACGCCATCCTCGGGTCCCTCCATGAGGGGCTGTGGAAGAGCTGCCTGAATTCGGTGTGTGGACAAATTTCTTCAGCATCAG TCTCTTTAAAGGTCACCAGGGTTTTCACAGTGCTGGGCGTGATCGCTGGGTCGGTCTCCTCGTTCGCTCTCCTCGCCTCGTTCCTGCACTCCCACCCCGGCTCCGTGTCCCTGACCTTGGTCTCCTTCCTGGGCAGCTTCAGTGCGG ggctctgtgccATGATCGCCCTGGCCGTGTACACAGGGGAGTTCGCTGGGGCCGTGAATGCCGCCCAGCGCCAAGCCACCTTCGGCTGGTCCTTCGGCCTCGGCtgggcctccttccccctcttcctcaTCACTG
- the LOC102944799 gene encoding lens fiber membrane intrinsic protein: MYSFMAGGLFCASVGNILLVVCTATDYWVQYRLQGALANQGLWRYCLMGKCYMQTENIAYWNATRAFMILSALSCFAGIITGIVSFAHPSTFERFNRSFAAGITFFVSTLFVLLAMAVYTGVTVNFLGKRFGDWRFSWSYILGWVALLMTFFAGIFYMCAYRMHGCQRVAETR; encoded by the exons ATGTACAGCTTCATGGCAGGGGGTCTTTTCTGCGCCTCGGTCGGGAACATCCTGCTGGTGGTTTGCACGGCCACTGACTATTGGGTGCAGTACCGGCTCCAGGGGGCCTTGGCCAACCAGGGCCTCTGGCGCTACTGTCTGATGGGCAAGTGCTACATGCAGACGGAGAACATTG CCTACTGGAACGCCACCCGGGCCTTCATGATCCTCTCTGCCCTGTCGTGTTTCGCTGGAATCATCACGGGGATCGTGTCCTTCGCCCACCCATCCACCTTCGAGAGATTCAACCGGTCGTTCGCTGCCGGGATAACGTTCTTCGTCTCCA CGCTCTTCGTCCTGCTGGCCATGGCTGTCTACACCGGCGTTACCGTCAACTTCCTGGGCAAGCGGTTCGGGGACTGGCGCTTCTCCTGGTCTTACATCCTGGGCTGGGTCGCCCTGCTCATGACCTTCTTCGCAG GGATATTTTACATGTGCGCGTATCGGATGCACGGATGCCAGCGCGTGGCTGAGACGCGTTAA
- the C24H19orf84 gene encoding uncharacterized protein C19orf84 homolog, translating to MEGPSGAARSAGSPRPTEPSPTEPPTSDQTALEKMPSCPTPVSATPWVLGRPSAGALSSITVPVRLDALACLLNSALLGAYSALPQAPLSSGRGALATGQGGPPQHAPGCGCQPRYCCGPQPARVGCCGSGAMGQSSAGCSQEIPGGHGGWQDSSARRDRREPPLPRGWGENWRARRQKDFIRPWGGQRPWGEADSAPRKAGQWGPGRAQGSDYAARKRSQDGCSWDAAGAKRWSDGGAKRWGSGAGETEAAKATREDWEADYGVSGARGGILEKARSSQPNLPASQEGEDWEKEYEESPKSAPGVSPCPQVASKVQPASLQERTTPRPASKDSFFSSYLQNLFSDLREGSSAVSEPRRGRGPPGGAAERGTRPPEGGGGPSGQRPAELGNFVAGCVDVSRAAPENKDSA from the exons ATGGAGGGGCCGAGCGGGGCCGCCCGGAGCGCGGG ctcccccagGCCCACCGAGCCCAGCCCCACGGAGCCGCCCACCTCGGACCAGACCGCGCTGGAGAAGATGCCCTCCTGCCCTACCCCCGTCTCTGCCACGCCTTGGGTCCTGGGTCGCCCCTCGGCCGGGGCCCTCTCCTCCATCACCGTGCCCGTCCGGCTGGACGCCCTCGCCTGCCTGCTCAACAGCGCCCTCCTGGGGGCCTACTCAGCCTTGCCACAGGCGCCCCTCTCCAGCGGTCGCGGGGCGTTGGCCACGGGCCAGGGCGGGCCTCCCCAGCATGCCCCGGGCTGCGGGTGCCAGCCACGTTACTGCTGCGGCCCCCAGCCGGCTCGGGTGGGGTGCTGTGGGTCTGGCGCCATGGGGCAGAGCAGTGCCGGCTGCTCCCAAGAGATACCCGGGGGCCACGGCGGTTGGCAGGACTCCTCTGCGAGACGGGACCGGCGAGAGCCCCCGTTgccgaggggctggggggagaactGGCGAGCAAGGAGGCAGAAAGATTTCATTCGcccctggggggggcagaggccgTGGGGCGAGGCGGACTCCGCCCCGCGGAAGGCGGGGCAGTGGGGcccagggagagcccagggctcgGATTATGCAGCCAGGAAGCGGAGCCAAGATGGCTGCTCGTGGGATGCCGCTGGGGCGAAGAGATGGTCTGATGGGGGGGCGAAGAGATGGGGGTCCGGCgcaggggaaaccgaggcagccAAAGCCACCAGGGAAGACTGGGAGGCAGATTACGGGGTATCCGGCGCCCGAGGGGGCATCTTGGAGAAAGCCAGGTCTTCCCAGCCCAACCTCCCAGCTTCCCAGGAAGGAGAAGACTGGGAAAAGGAGTATGAGGAGTCCCCCAAATCGGCCCCAGGGGTTTCCCCTTGTCCACAAGTGGCTTCGAAGGTTCAACCGGCCTCCCTCCAGGAGAGGACAACGCCCCGCCCAGCGAGCAAGGATAGCTTCTTCTCCAGCTATCTCCAGAACCTCTTCTCCGACCTGCGGGAGGGGTCCAGCGCCGTCTCGGAGCCGCGCCGGGGGAGAGGGCCCCCTGGAGGCGCCGCCGAACGTGGGACACGGCCCCCGGAAGGAGGAGGAGGCCCGAGTGGCCAGAGGCCTGCTGAGCTCGGCAATTTCGTGGCCGGATGCGTTGACGTCTCCAGAGCCGCCCCGGAGAACAAGGACAGTGCGTGA
- the LOC122463795 gene encoding NLR family CARD domain-containing protein 3-like, whose amino-acid sequence MPAPQHYPQLIQQQREPLLRWLQGSPQPLLRRLHDREALSQAEYFALLETAPQANQVIALLEWVSQGAERSRCFLEALWELQEEYGAELQQWLEEKYPEKRRPWPPLQPDNPKPPKSNHTFLRKILRKNTKKYEPTPEPPGGERTGNLNFRKAPSAPLKAVLQRHRASLLLHTQQLCTNTCDASSCSPIEIRYTPLLLLDHPGPAAPPGHEHLALAARRTRLLPLHAPRRLPLRHLLAPLPTETQAPRRVALSGAAGIGKSVTVQKILHDWALGAAFQGPLCALDFSCRELSLVPSPVTLEGLICAKRPHLQEVLPELLARPGDLLVLVDGLDEFRHPLDGGTACHRPGHPAHVKELVRGLIDGTLLPGAAIVVTSRPCPALSGIPFDRHLLILGFDEDQMEDYFRRFFRDAERAAAVQGYISGHQGLAGLCFIPLYCFILCTALGEFFPARRAADPSPPTTITEVYCCYLTTILGHSWSPEPGAGQLVLRLGHLAYATLLAGKILFTPAELREFGFDPQDLPGTFFNPIFSGEDQQVYCFFHLTVQEFLAALYCVAALDPGAEDLMPCLDLWWEGSAQRDGDPEPSGTSPGESSLLNSTRQLLRGHQSRWDNLQMFARFFMGLLTSRLEGRLEGLAGGFSGDVLGPVADWLGRKLRGDTERRLLSLLHCVAELRQEGVTSRVARELEDVNLFKVTLNPADCAALAYVLGASEPGRVKNLNLSYSNMGMAGLRRIRGLLHRCETLQLRYNSLDKEAAVIEAEVLRSPQCQVKRLLLCGNCLGSEGARRLWEALRENRTLEELYLDITSITDSGLDNMLPCLLANSTLRLLTVVGNRLSEAGQQMLSELSRRKPGLKVISTFESDMGLLQAYLDWVEEIKADPDQMDAVKNADALRCIVSVLRDLDEARASPEAQARIRELRREISALLGEKE is encoded by the exons atgCCTGCCCCCCAGCATTACCCCCAGCTGATCCAGCAGCAACGGGAGCCCCTGCTCCGCTGGCTCCaggggagcccccagcccctgctgcgtCGGCTCCACGACAGGGAGGCGCTGAGCCAGGCGGAGTACTTCGCCTTGCTGGAGACGGCCCCCCAGGCCAACCAGGTCATTGCGCTGCTCGAGTGGGTCAGCCAGGGGGCCGAGCGGAGCCGGTGCTTCCTGGAGGCgctgtgggagctgcaggaggaataCGGTGCCGAGCTCCAGCAATGGCTGGAGGAGAAGTACCCGGAGAAAAGGAGACCGTGGCCTCCACTGCAGCCAG ACAATCCCAAACCTCCAAAATCCAACCACACATTCCTGCGGAAAATCCTGCGGAAAAACACCAAGAAATATGAGCCAACCCCAGAGCCGCCAG GTGGGGAGCGCACCGGGAACCTGAACTTCCGAAAGGCTCCGAGCGCCCCACTGAAAG ctgTCCTGCAGCGCCACCgggcctccctgctgctgcacaccCAGCAGCTGTGCACTAACACCTGTGACGCCAGCTCCTGCAGCCCCATCGAGATCCGCTAcaccccactgctgctgctggaccaccccggccccgccgcgCCCCCCGGGCAcgagcacctggccctggccgcCCGCCGCACCCGCCTCCTCCCGCTCCATGCCCCCCGCCGGCTCCCCCTGCGCCACCTCCTGGCCCCGCTGCCCACCGAGACCCAGGCCCCCCGCCGGGTGGCCCTGAGCGGCGCCGCCGGCATCGGCAAGAGCGTGACCGTGCAGAAGATCCTGCACGACTGGGCTCTGGGCGCGGCTTTCCAGGGCCCGCTCTGTGCCTTGGATTTCTCCTGCCGGGAGCTCAGCCTGGTGCCCAGCCCTGTCACCCTGGAGGGGCTGATCTGCGCCAAGCGCCCCCACCTCCAGGAGGTGCTACCCGAGCTGCTGGCGCGGCCCGGGGACCTCCTCGTCCTCGTGGATGGCTTGGATGAATTCCGGCACCCGTTGGACGGCGGAACTGCCTGCCACCGGCCCGGCCACCCGGCCCACGTCAAGGAGCTGGTGCGGGGACTCATCGACGGGACTCTGCTGCCCGGGGCAGCCATCGTGGTGACGTCCCGGCCGTGCCCGGCCCTCTCCGGCATCCCCTTTGATCGCCACTTGCTGATCCTCGGCTTTGACGAGGACCAGATGGAGGACTACTTCCGCCGGTTCTTCCGGGATGCCGAGCGAGCTGCTGCCGTGCAGGGCTACATCTCCGGCCACCAAGGCTTAGCCGGGCTGTGTTTCATCCCCCTCTATTGCTTCATTTTGTGCACCGCCCTGGGGGAGTTCTTCCCTGCTCGCCGGGCGGCTGACCCCTCTCCACCCACCACCATCACTGAGGTCTACTGCTGCTATTTGACCACCATCCTGGGGCACAGCTGGTCTCCGGAGCCGGGCGCCGGGCAGCTGGTCCTgcgtctggggcacctggcgtacGCCACCCTGTTGGCCGGGAAGATCCTCTTCACCCCGGCTGAGCTGCGGGAATTCGGATTCGACCCCCAAGACCTTCCGGGCACTTTCTTCAACCCCATCTTCTCCGGGGAAGACCAGCAGGTCTATTGCTTCTTCCACCTGACAGTGCAGGAGTTCCTGGCCGCGCTGTACTGCGTGGCTGCCCTGGATCCTGGCGCTGAGGACCTCATGCCCTGCCTGGATCTCTGGTGGGAGGGATCAGCCCAGCGGGACGGGGACCCGGAGCCCTCCGGGACGTCACCAGGCGAATCCAGTCTCCTCAACTCCACCCGGCAGCTCCTGAGGGGCCACCAGTCCCGGTGGGACAATCTCCAGATGTTCGCCAGGTTCTTCATGGGGCTGCTGACCTCCAGGctggaggggaggctggaggggTTGGCCGGAGGCTTCTCCGGAGACGTGCTGGGGCCCGTGGCCGACTGGCTGGGGAGGAAGCTCAGAGGAGACACCGAGCGGCGCCTGCTCTCGCTCCTGCACTGCGTGGCTGAGCTGCGCCAGGAGGGGGTGACGAGCCGGGTGGCCCGCGAGCTGGAGGACGTCAACCTCTTCAAGGTGACCCTCAACCCAGCCGACTGCGCCGCCCTGGCCTACGTGCTGGGGGCCTCGGAGCCCGGGCGGGTGAAGAACCTCAACCTGAGCTACAGCAACATGGGCATGGCCGGGCTGCGCAGGATCCGGGGGCTGCTGCACCGCTGCGAGACGCTGCa GCTGCGCTATAATTCTCTGGACAAGGAGGCAGCCGTCATCGAGGCCGAGGTGCTGAGATCCCCACAGTGCCAAGTGAAACGGCTGCT CCTGTGTGGGAACTGTCTGGGCTCGGAGGGGGCGAGGCGGCTGTGGGAGGCCCTGAGGGAGAATCGCACCCTGGAGGAGCTGTACCTGGACATCACCAGCATCACTGACAGCGGCCTGGACAACATGCTACCCTGCCTCCTGGCCAACAGCACCCTCCGGCTCCTGAC CGTCGTGGGGAACCGGCTGAGCGAGGCCGGGCAGCAGATGCTGTCGGAGCTGAGCCGTCGCAAGCCAGGCCTGAAGGTGATCAGCACGTTTGAGAGCGACATGGGCCTGCTCCAGGCCTACCTGGACTGGGTGGAAGAGATCAAGGCCGACCCTGACCAGATGGACGCCGTGAAGAACGCCGATGCCTTGCGCTGCATCGTCTCCGTCCTCCGGGACTTGGACGAAGCCAGGGCCAGCCCGGAGGCCCAGGCCCGCATCCGAGAGCTGAGGAGAGAGATCAGCGCCCTCCTGGGGGAGAAGGAGTGA